ACGGCCAGCACGATTCAATTTCTGTCGACGAGTAATGCGCAGTTCGCCCTGCAAAACACGCCGCAGTCTCCGCTGGCCAGCGGGGCGAGCGGTTCGTCGCTGGCGCAGTACGGCTTGAACCTGGCGATCAACGGCGTGGGGGGCGGAGTGGTCGCTGCCCGCAATTATGTCGGTGACGCGACCAGCGGCGTGCTTCCGCTCACCGGCGGCGCGTTCGACGGGAGCCAAGTTAATCTGAATCTGGCGACCGGCACTACCTCGTATAACCTCACGCTGTTGGGCTCGCCGGTCGTGGGCATGATCGACACGAACGTTGCTATGGCCAACACGCTTTCAGGTGGGACGCTCGCCGCCGTGGGCGGAGTGTACACGCTGCACCTGCCCGTGCTGGTCCCGGATCCTCTTGTGTTCAATGGCGTGCCGCTGGTGTTCGTTTATTCGGGCGAGCTTGTCGGAACGGCCACCGTGCCCGAGCCGGCGAGCGTGCTGCTGGCGGGGCTGGGCCTGGCGATGCTTTTTGGGTTCCGGCGGCGCGGTTTCTGACCGCGGGCGCCACGCTATAATTGTCGGTATGAATCAGACCTCGTCCGAACCTGCCGGCCGGTCTCCGTTGAGACTGGGAATCGTCTTCGTCGTGATGGCGGCCTTGGCGTTAATGGTCGCCTGGGCTGGCTACAGCATGCGCTGGATTCAACAGCGCCACGAGGTCATCGGCTGGGGCAACGAACTGCATTTCAACGACCTACAGCCGCACGTCATCCTGTATCCGCGCGTGATACTCAGCGAACAAGACAAGGCACCCAGACGACGCGGCAAAACCAATTCCGCGCCCGGCTGGCTGTGGCTCTTTGGCGAACGAGGGTATGGCGAGATTCTTATTAATTTCCAACGATACGGCGGCGTTACCGAGCGCGATATGACGCCCACGGAAGACGCCGAGCTAGACCGCATCCGCCAATTGTTTCCCGAGGCGAAGGTGACGGGGATAGGGACCTAACGGCAACTGGCCTACCTTGGGCGCAGCGGCGTACCTACGGACGGGGCGTGCAACTTGTCCCCGCCAGTAAAGGCCGAGTTAGGAAACGGCACATGTCGGCAGCACCCAAGCACACCCGCCGCCGCATGTATCAGTTTGGGCTGCGGACGATGTTCGCAATAATCGCCATCGCCGCTGCGGTCTTGGCGATGTGGCGTCAGGATGCCGTGCTTACCGGAGTCGCCGTATTGCTGCTGACAGCGGCAGTGGTCGAAGGCCCGATCGGCAGCGCCCCGCCGCCACGCCCGTAATCTGGCCCGCCCAGCCCCCTTTGAGCTTTTCGGCGGTTTTCCTATACTGGCCGGTTTGATTCTGGGCGAATTTTTGCCCCTGTGGGCCCCATGCGTGTCTCGGGCTGCCCTGGGCCATGGCCGGCGTTCCCGTCGGGCCGTGTTGTCGTAGCGGGTCGGGCGATCCTCAGCGATCGACGCTCTCGCGCATTTGGTAAAGGTTGCGGTGATGGCTGATCTGATTGGCGTACATGGTGGTTTGAAGGAGCCGGTCAATCGTGTGGTGCCGGCCGAGCAATTGGACTCGTTCAAGGCCGCGGCGGCCAAGCTGGTCAAGGTGCCCGTCTCGGACGCCGACCTGTCGACCGTCTATCGCTTTGGCGATGGCGCGCTGAGCCCGCTGGTGGGCCCGATGGATTCCGCCACCTTCGACCAGGTGCTCGACAAGGGCTTTATCATCCACGAGGGAGAGAAGTACGCCTGGACGATTCCGCTGTCGCTCCCCATCACCAGCGAGCTAGCTGCCAAGCTTTCCACCGGGCAGCAAGTGGCCCTGACCAACTCGGCCGGCGAAATCGTCGGCACGCTCGATATCACGGACGTCTTCGAGTGGAACAAGGCCAAGTATCTGAAGAGCGTCTACCTTACGGACCGCACCGACCATCCGGGCGGCGACATGGTGCTGAAAGGGGACGCCGACAAGACGCACTTGCTGGGCGGTACGATCCACGTCCTGCCGCAGCCGAAGAATCCTAAGTTCGGCAAGTACGTGCTCAGCCCGCGCGACGTGCGGGCGCTGCTGGCCAAGAAGGGTTGGAATCGCGTGGTGGCTTTTCAGACGCGCAATCCGCTGCACCGGGCACACGAGTATGCTCTGGTGTACGGGCTTGAGACATTGCTGCGTGAAGGGCACAACGCCGGGGCCTGCCTCAACCCATTGATCGGCGAGACCAAAGGAGACGACGTGCCGGCCGATGTGCGGATGCTGACCTATGAAGCGCTGATCGACAAGCGATCCTTGGGCGAAGGGGATAGCGATCGCGACCTGTGGGGTCCGCGAGCCGAAAGCGTGGCGGATCGTGTGATCCTGCTAGGCCTGGACATCAAGATGTTCTACGGCGGTCCGAAGGAAGCCGTGATGCACAGCATCTATCGGCAGAACTACGGCTTCACCGATATCGTGATCGGCCGCAAGCATGCCGATGCCCCGTACCAGGACGGTTCGCCGATCTGGGGCGATTTCGACGCTCAGGAAATCTTCGACCGGCTCGGCGGCGATCTGCGGATCAAGCCACTGAAGGTGGGCTTTGCCGCCTACTACGATTCGTCCGGACGCGTGGACCTGATGGAAAAGCACCCCGACGAGAAGCCGGTCTTCATCTCGGGCAAGGACGTCCGCAAGACGCTGCTCGAAGGGAAGACGGTCGACCCGCGCATTATGCGCGAAAGCACGTCGAAGATCCTGGCCGCCGCGATGTCGGCGACGAAGTAAAGTCGCACGCCGCAATAACAAGCACGCGGCGATCGCAAGACGATTTATCAACGATCAAACCCACTCTCCGCGGGGAGTGGGTTTCTTATGCGCTGGGCGTGACGTTGACGGAACCGTTTTGCCCTCACGCGTTCGTTGTAGGCCCTTGCAGGTGACGTATGCTTGCCGCGCAATTGGCCCCACCGCGACTGCTCGGGCTTGGACGAGTCGCGCCGTTGGTTGCGCGCCTTGGGCTGGACGAGCAGGCTAATCGCGTTGCCGCTTGGCGGCCATCGGTAACTCGATTGTTGGGGAATGCGTAGACCCTCTCCCAAAAAGGGAGAGGGGTTTTTGTGCATCCACGGATGGTGTGTGGCGACGTATTTGTTGTGGGCGCACGCTTATGCATAGCGACGTTGCGCGCGCCATTGAATGCCCGATCCAGGCACGTCGGGGATTTTATGCAGAAGCCTTGCGATTGCGGTTACTCGGGCCGACCTGTGGGGAGTGGGACGTGGCGGAAGATGACTTCCAGTTCGCGCTGGCTACGCAGCCGGGGGTACGTGAAGCGGAGCTTTTTGGGCGTCACGTTTTCTCCCTCCGCGACGAACGTAGCTTTGAGCAGCGCGCCGTGATCCGCCAAGGTGCCGGTCTGGCCGAGCTTGCGCAGCGGCTGGCCCGTTGCGTCGAGCAAGTCGAGCTCGTGCTCTTGGAAGAGAACCTCCTGCGGTTCGGGCAGGTTTAGATCTCGTCGGATGGAAACGGCCAGCTCGTACCGCGAACCCGTAGTCGGCTGGAAGCTGTCGACGATCAGCTCGACGTCGTCCTGAAAATGCGGCGCGTGCGACGACAGGTCGGTGACTTCGAGCGGGACGAAATCTCCCACGGCCATCAACTCCCAGGCGAGCCGCAACGTGTCGAGTTCGCGTGCGCTGGCCGGCGGCGGGTTGAGGCGCAGATTCATTGTCAATTGGCGCGTGCCGCTGCCGGCCACATTCCAACCGCCGCTGGCCGGCTGCGCCGCCGTCAGGACTTGCCCGGCATCGGTGCAAGCCTCGAGCACTTCGAGCTGCGAGCGATAGGCCACTAGCTTGAAGCGGTCTTCCCACGTCATTTCCAGGTTCAGC
The sequence above is drawn from the Pirellulales bacterium genome and encodes:
- a CDS encoding PEP-CTERM sorting domain-containing protein; this translates as MPRLTLAIPLALVCLAAVPTLSRAGQLTFNLDPAQSRITLSIESSDGTLLSSAQTPNSDITSLSGTFNADVTASTIQFLSTSNAQFALQNTPQSPLASGASGSSLAQYGLNLAINGVGGGVVAARNYVGDATSGVLPLTGGAFDGSQVNLNLATGTTSYNLTLLGSPVVGMIDTNVAMANTLSGGTLAAVGGVYTLHLPVLVPDPLVFNGVPLVFVYSGELVGTATVPEPASVLLAGLGLAMLFGFRRRGF